Within Carassius carassius chromosome 8, fCarCar2.1, whole genome shotgun sequence, the genomic segment GTGACCTGCtctcatccgtgaagagaacggGGCACCAAGGACAGACCTGCCAATACTGCTGTCTCTGGCAAGTGCCAGTAGAGCTGCCTGGTGCAGGGATGTGAACACAGCTCCCACTACAGGAAGTCAGACCCTCATGCCACCCTCATGGAGTCTGTTTCTGACCCTTTAGACCATGCACACTAGTAGCCTGCTGGAGCTCATTTCGTAGTGCTccccctgttcctctctgtacaAACCCATAGAAAAAATGTATTGCTTGTGGGTGTTTTCCCTCAGCTCAGGAGACTTAGATGAGATTCTCATATATCTCTCATTTTAGTATCAACAGCATTTCAGATTAAATAAAAGTAGACACAACTGAGACATGAGAAGACATGAGAAAGTTCTGAAACAAAGGAATCCAAAATGACAATGAGAGAGGAATGTGTGAGAAACatgcactgaaaaccctaataagttgactgaactaaattgattgagtaaacttgttgtctcaatttaattgagtaatggagtctcccaaaacttacatatttaagtttatttaacttgacgcttttgtagactctacctaaatcactcagaggtttaaatgttgatacttgattcatttgaagtcaccattgtggtggaaagtgtttggtttagttgggatcttggtccagttgctgctgggttggtgtattttaaaacgctgtttttgtggtgaaaaagacaaatttaaatgagctcaggtgttatcagatgttttttgttgatgagaaagtcatcacataatacgtatttgagatcataaaataagttttgtttgatatttttaacaggcaccaagagcaaaatgcttattttgaagatggacaaaattaatgcatttgaaatattttgagtaaaagaatcaagtactcacacacacagacttctagatttagcatatgcatcacaacaacggtgacaaacaaaacagctccatagcacaaactcatccttattttacagccttttttgttctgattgtcaccattgatgtgatgcatatccaaaatcttgatgtctgtttgtgacgatgtgatctgttttcaaaaagtaagtacattattttatctactaggtttctatccataaaagtgaatctacagttgcagcaatacattttattttaacttgtcaccattataagcaagatgtgcatgtctgatctcaactctcattgccacaataacagtgttttacaacacacaagttacagcatcaagagacaagctaacaccaataaagagctgatgacacctgagctcatttaagtttgtctttcttcaccacaaaaacagtgttttaaaatgcactgttacagcagcaaaagacaagcttacacaagaagtaactggaccaagatcccaactaaaccaaacactttccaccacaatggtgacttcaaatgtataaagtatcaacatttaaacctctgttaattctcaataagagcttctctagatgtctgacagaaataaagtcacagaaaaccttgtaaggaggatctgtgaacgtctatatcggacgtacagaagacataaaaaacattttaaaaaagacatcataaaacattctgcctcctcagtggacatcttttcaacgtctgcaaagacaaaaagatgtccactggacgtaactttgcccaatggattaggttgatgttaaaatacgcaaacatagtaattttttgttaagtttactcaaaaaagcgctagcgataagttgccttatttttttaagttgacacaacttttttttttacagtgcagtatagggtctactgtattttcataaatattgtgacattttgtcaaaaggtcaaagttaaaatatgctgttatttgttttacttcagtgtgcaaaaagtgtgcggtcaaaaataagaacataattttctgttaaatttacatgttgagttaacttaaatatataagtacacttgaaattaataccaagttaagtgaacataatcgtttaagtacattaaataagcaccaagtttggtgaactgagtgatttaagtacaatctacaaaagcgtcaagttaaataaacttaaatatgtaagttttgggagactccattactcaattaaatttaaGCAACGGGTTTACTCAATCAacttagttcagtcaacttattagggttttcagtgtattggtttaacgagttaagcagtaacgttagctgccatgttctttctctcaaaggaaaacgattgggccacttcatcaaatactataagttgtcgtttcaataatcataccatatcaaaatcacgtaccacaaggataacatatttcactagtagaaatcatgcaaaacaactttatatctacataactttactcacctaacataatacactaaaaaaaaaacgtcatcttgaaatgtagttcagcaaaccaaacagaccaaaaggacggattttgtaatccaccaatcagtgcttttgttctcttgttgctaggcagaattcctcccatggccaatcacattaaaggaagaacagagtgacgttgagtttttccaaaggattactcatgattttgagctcacaacacttgaaatcttaagtttatgcattttgaaggtaaattagttaaattaactcatatttttaagtggcagggccaaaacgcaaaattttaagtaatgtttagtcaacattacttgattttttaagtcaagacaacattagggtttacagtgtggaAGATCTCTTTAGTGTCTTGCTGTAATCTCTAGCAAGACTCCATTATGAAAATGTTGATATTTTATTGCAATGGGGGTTTTCACCTTTAATGGTCAGGACAGTAGGAGTAGAGACAAGAAACAATTGGACAGGTAAGAACTGAACAGGAAAGTACCTTTAGCTGGGATTCAGACCCATGCTGTTTGAGGTGTAGTTGTGCCTTCACATCGATGTGCTGGCCACAAGGCTACGGCTCTGACAGAGGTTACTTTATGCTCAGGATACTAAGGGCCGATTCTCTTATATGTCTCATTGAGATATCAGCTTTGTCTTAAGAtgtcttcagttttattttaggacaaactttaaatttaaagtaatatTGAAAATACTATGTATGTATGATTTAAAtagcattaaacatttcaaaatatcaaGGATTACtagtttaaatctttaaatttaTCTTCAAAGTCTAGCATTGTATACACCACCACTTACAAGTGCAAGATGTTTAGTTTAAGAGCAAtacctctttttatttatttattttttattattattattttttttttatgaatgtaaatATAGGTTATGGTTTTCTCTGTTAAATCACTGTGCAATAAATCACTGTCAATATAAAACAACTTCAAATTTGACAATGCACGTATTGTCTTTGATTGAAATGGTGTAGATAAATAATATTGAAGCTAACCAcatggaagaaaaataaaataaaaacgataTCTCTTTACCATTTCAAATATTTctcctagtaaaaaaaaaaaaagccaatccAGCGATTCACAGCGCAGAGTTGATGTATTCCCTCAGCAGCCAGCACGGATCAGCTGTAGGCATGACAAAGTGAATATTGTCCTCTTTTGTGAGGCCAAGTAAAGTAGCTTTGCTTTCACAGCgaaacagcgtctccacaacatggcagcagcAGCGAATAAAATttaagccttctttctttgcatgaacattttccataacttcccacacagtgatgtggggtgtgtttaaatgaggtgttttaggaggacaaggttgactcttaacttcgataaagaatatctctttggatttgagactttagtctttgcaactttacagatcttctttatgcaccgagagcttgttacactccaaagagaaaagaaaacttgaaattACATCATATGCACCCTTTAAAGGAGACCCATGTGCGAGAGTTTTTGTCCCTGGAGACAAGTTTGATCGGCAGGAGACTCAAGCAAAAATCACAATTCGATCTTAAAAGAATTTCATTTCTGTCTAGgagaaatatttgagatgttaaagagctcttatttttttatttcctatgGGAAGGAGCAGATTCTGGTTCAGCTGCTTGTTACCCTTCTACAGTCCTTGTCTCTCTGTGTTTCCAACATGCACCTGAAACCCCCTTGCAATGCCATGTATGGATGCGTATTGATCTAGGAGGTTCTTAGAACTGAGCATAATATACATAGCCTTTGATTTGTTTGTGACATGATATCTTGAACATACATAATGTCATACATTTCTTAATAAATGAGAAATTCACTGCAATTGTCACCATCCTTTATACAAATGAATTCTTTTTTTCTCATGAAGCTTAAGTACAATACTATATTCATAGCTTCCTCCATGATTGCCAGCATTATGATGATGCTTATTTTGTTCAAAGTAATGATGCCAGTTTCCATGTTCATCTGCTCCAAACCCAAACACACTAACctgggaaagaaagaaagaaagaaagaaaaataaacaagcaaataaatacattacatccaaaaaaaaaacttttgtcctaAATATCAGTTTGAACTCATTAGTATTCATAGACATTTGTATGTAAATTGGTCATGGAACCTTTTTGAAAGTGCTAGAGGTTAATCTTTACTTGCCACAATATCATAATTTTTACAGGGTATGCAAATCGATTCTACCATTATTAGCACTGGTTGGACGCTAGGTGGTGCTTTGGAGTAATTGATTTCTGTGCAGTTGTTTAGGccagtgcttcccaaacctgtcctggaggaccccctgccctgcacatttgtTTGTCTCCTTAATCAGACACACCCAGTTTAGTTCTTGCAGTCTCCATACGAGCTGATGAGTGAcatcaggtgtgttagataaggGAGAAATACGAAAGATGCAGGTTTGGGGAAGCACTTGGTCTAGGCAGCAATGCAAAGCAGTTCTTAGCCTTCATTTTCATTTGTATATGTTTTAACATAAACTTTAAGGATTAGTTCAACCAAGAATGAAGGTCACGTGTGCAGTGGGGCGTCAGAGCAGAGCACCTGTGTGAAGAGATCGAGGAACTATACATGGGGCTTTCAGAGAAATCTAAAAGATTGCtcagaaaaatataaaacaagctctTGCTGATTTCCCTCATTTTGTTTTCAGTATGTGCCTTTATGCATTTGCGTGGACACTTTTTTAATTCAATCTATTGTTTTTATTCCCTGGGAATGGAACTTGTGACCTGGTGTCATGAACACTGTGTCTGCAGACTCCGCACTAGGACCTAGGGCATAGCTAATATACCACAGCTTGGCATAGCAAATGTCATACactgtaagacgctttggataaaagtgtctgctaaatgcattaactcaatattacttaattaaaatttactcaataaaatgtacttattcttttcttttatttttacttaacttagttaagtagatttacttaatttccaaatgtgttaaatttacttgaaaaatgcttgtgcaaaaacttgccaaataaaaattaagtaaatgtacttattgtttttttcagtgtagctTTTACAATCTATAGCACAGTTTATTTACCATTAATAACATAACACAAAGACATATATTACTCTATAGGCTAAAgttgattgtttatttatttttttattattattattttttacacgtTGAAAGACATATAAGCCAATGGAATCGCTTATCTAGTGTGCTAGATGGACCTGTTTGCATAACATAACatgtaacataacatataacataaattCTTGGCAATATTAAGATTGTTAGGATATTGATAAAGGATATTATATTGTTGGTATATCATACCATTACCATCCCTCATACAGAGTATAACGATTTTGTCATAGCTTGAGATGATTTGAGAAAATCCAGATGAGATTTAAAGAAAAGAGAGTATGTGTTTGTatggtagaatttacaattttctcCAATTAGTCACTAATAAGATGAACGTGTCAGCCTTACACTCTCAGAAACAAAAAGGTACAACAGCTGTCATTGGGGTCAGGGTAAGCGTGATTTCTCCAAGCACATGTTCCttgaacaacattccaatcaaccaatcagaatataacttcaggaaatatctgtttacaatcagagttatatgcttctacactcttgttaatcagctatcatttcccactgattttaggaataaattatgggtaaggttaggtttaggggtagggattggcttaagtctatatttttggacaataatgttgatccaggatcatcagaagatgtcgatccaggaacatgtcttacttggcaaaatcagtAAAAAAGGCAGTATCCTTTCAAGGGGGTACTAATAATACCTTTTAGAATATGAAGCATCTCTTAATTCCTAAATTAAGTCCCctaaattctaaaaataaatgaataaatacaacatGATGAAGCTGTGTCATTAACATATTTACATTTGACTAGCATGCTTCATGTGCGATTCGTTACAGACCACACTGTGCTTCCGAACCATTTTATTTCTACACAGAATATTGTATTTCTAAGAAAGCACTAGGGAGGAGATCAAACCGAACACAACATTATAGTGCCACTAAACTATATCTTCACCGACATATAAAAGAGATTGTGTATAATAATCACGCAAAAATTGCAAGCACTATAAACCAAGATTTCTTTCTCTTCAATATACCCTGCCCTTTCTGAAATCACACCTAAACCCTTCTATAGTAAACTATTTGTGGTGTCTGAAACCATAGTGGACATTATCATTCAGTCCCATGATGCTTAtaaaactgtactgtatattggGCCCTAGTGTTTGAATGCTGTATTGCATTCTTTTAATAATCTACAAGTTAATACTCTCTCAGTTTTACCTGGTCACAGATGTGCAAGGCAAATACGAGTGTAATAAAACCAGTGGATGGGTATCTGCCATGTTTCTGCAGCCAGCGCTCTTGAATATATTTCAGAAAGCCAGGATGGAGGATCATCACCTGATGCCGTAAAAAGAAATCCGAccaaaatcacatatataagtaTTATTCACATCAAACAGTCACTCTTCTGGGTGAATGTATGATAGGTTGTTTTATATTTTGGTCAACATGTTGAAACACTGGCTACCTTATCCCTGTTTGCTTTTATACTGGGTTTCACTGGAACATACGttctaaagagaaaggaaataATGCTGTTATGGCATATTTTGAACAATTGCGGTGCTTCTAGGgcaaaatgtatttactgtatgtaaagGTGAATAGTGGTCAACATAAAGAAATAAGAATAAACCTACAGGCTGAAGCAGGAGAGTAGGCACTGATGAAATAAAGTGATGTCTTTATGGTATAACTGATGAAGCATGCTTCAAAGTAAAAGTAATGACAAATTTTACACAAAACTGAATTCACAAGAGCGTTGTCATGTGTGCTCATTTGTTAAAGTGGTCTCACCGACTGATGTGTTTGGTCGTGAAGACGCTGATGAGCCACTGCAGATCCACAGTCTTGAAAGGGATCAGCACCAGGTGAGTGGAGTTGTCCATGTCCACAGCGCTCTCAGGGTAGATGATACGGTGAGTGGTCTTAGTCCCCACGTCCCGCTCAAAGCCTTCGGTTGGGCCCTTATTTATCCTGACAAAATGATGAAGGCTAATGTTTCATGTGCCCTTTGATGCAGTACACAcctgttttcctttttattcattcACTAATTCAAGTCTAATTCATTCCggcattttgtgtgtatgtgctatATGTCTATATTTGGTGAGAACATACGATTTGTCAGGACCTTCATAGTAATCATGACTGTCTTCACACTAACAAATTCATATTCTGTATCTGATTTGGTTAATAAGTCCAGTTCTTCTGAACACTTCGCAGTCTTTTGAGGACTGTCTTCTACATGTTGGTCCTTCTGGACCTTAGTGcatgctctgacatgcactgtttcTGTTTGCAGAGGCATTCCTGTGAGATATTTCAGGAGTTTTGGAAACATATTGTATTTTAGAAGCATACACCCCATGGCTCCTATTTAAATGTACTATTTAATGCAAATATCTCTATGCAAAGTTAGAACTGCCCAGAGACGTTCACTCCACAGTAAAAcataaacatttgctacattgtGCATACAACAACACCCAGACCAAGTTACCATTACAATTATATTGTGGCTGATTTAGCATTTGTTTTAATATGCAACTTGCTATGCTAGTAATGCATAATATACAACACAAACCTTAGATGAACTTAACATTATAGGACTATGGAGTCTATATGTAGAGAGAAGACAGGTAAGAAAACGTACGGAGAGGTTATTCTAGTTATAGACCACATGCAGTGAACAGCTCTCTCACTCACCTAATGACAAGATCATGGTCATCAATGAGCGCACCGTAGTGGGATCCATTGAGGTTCCCAGAATTCCCCACTACAGCACATGTTCTGCAGCGACCTGGGCTAGCATCAGAGTAATCTTCTTCATTCGGGAAGATGCCAAATAACATCTCAGCTACTGCTTCGTAGTTCACTCTACTCTTGTATTGtagcttctgttcaaatattaCGGAAGAACGGTCATGAGTAACAGAGCTGTCTTCTCTGCTATACTACAAGTTTAAACCAATGGTTTCCAGTAGTACAAGCAACTAGGTTGTTTTTCTTTCGAGGTATCACACACTTAATTTGGCAGTAATAATTAATGCCAGTGATGACACAGCATAAAGAATCCTAAAATTGTGGTTAAATCGGCTAAGACACTTACTTGCCACCACCAATAAAGGGCATTGCTGAGTATGCAGTTTTCCTTAGTCAGTAAGGGTTGGGCGTAGGGGTCGTAGCGCTGCTGGAACCAGGTGTCATGAGCAATGTCTGACACACACGGACTACATGCACACGCTCCAAAGAGAAGTCTTTGTACAGAAGCTCGGGAGAATAGAAATACACAGATGACCACACTCACACTTAAGATGATGTTTCGGGTTCTTTTGGCCCCAGAGCACAGCATCTTTTACACATCTCTTGAGCCCTTCAGCGAGAAAAGTATTTTAGTAATAagagtatgtatatataatattcttATCACAGTACTTCAATTACATTAATAGCCCTGCCCCAGGCATGCCAAACCAGCAAGCTATATTGTTTGAACTTTTAAAGTTATAACAGTTCAGGTTACATTTGTAAATTTGTCCCCCAGAATTGCACTTTAGCTGAGCTGATCAAACCAATATAGGAATAAATAACAGTATTCCAGCAACTAAAAACTGCTGTCATTCAAAATGACTTTTACCTATAGTAACTGTCTTGTAAAAAGGTTGAACTTCTTTGATCAGAATCCCTAATCTTTGATTTGCTTAATTGTGTAAATAAAGCTTTGAGTTTCAACCCACCTGTGCAGATGTGGAGAGCAGAAGTACAGATGCGCATCTCAAGTGTTTCATTATTAATCTTACTTTCAGTAGCATAGATTATATCTCAGCAGTGAGTCCTGATGTTCAGGTAGTTAATGGTTTGAACGTTTGTGTAAGTGTGGGAGCGTGTGTCTGCCTTTACATAGCAATGGAAATATTTGAATAACTACAAATATGCCTGGCAAATtcctgtgtgtttctctcttttCAACAGGACATCTATTCTTTGACCTTCAAAGTTAAACACTGACTTTTTATTTCAACTTAAAGTTAAAAATGCTCAAATAGAGCTTAACTACTACAAAATGGTCTTTTGGATGCCTTAATTGTGAATGCACATTCAAGGAATGACAGTAAAGAAACTGTTAGTTTTAGAAATGTAACATGACAATGAATGATATCAACTTAATTAGCATGAaatgtagcatatatatatactagtgctgtcaatcgattaaaaactttaactagattaatcacacattttttctgtgattaatcgcaattaatcgcaataaaaaaagaaatgtttttgtacgtttttaatatatttttttaatgtaataatttcacagttaatcaaattaatgtagaaacaacataaagacagaatattttaaataattgtttaaatggcatctttttatgaatgaaggccagtatgactgatattaatacagctactgattttttttatttttttttacatttattattaggcttcaaaaatataacagtttttaatttaagtaaacttaaaacaatgctaacataaacccataataaatgtcatgtttactcctgcccttcctgtcttaacagttaggaaatatacagaaatttaataaagttatcaaagttatatgcagtctgcactgcataaactataaattaaatagttaatccttattaaagctacaaaagttatttagtcaagagcagcgagtcattttctctgttccctttgttctttaactttactgacaggaagctttattggctgctgtccctttaagagcagacagacacgcggatctcaccgtttatatactgtctatggatctcgcctcattctctcacaactctttttgttcattttagactttatataaatcatttaagattgctcttatgaggataatcgacaaaactagcactttgggatgtttattgttagttcaagcgcttaagagaactggattctggcgccctgtctatgcattgtgtatgtgtgtgtgtgtgtgtgtgtgtgtacgtgtgtatgtgtcacataagggcattcacagacagcgcattatcttttgtcttgccgcgcttgaaatgtttaaaagcatttaaatgcataagagcgtgatcatataatgtaaagctagccaatggatggcagaaaatatggatgctgcgttaattgcgttaaatattttgacacgttaaaccagacaaaaattaatcgcatgcgttaacgcgttaacgttgacagcactaatatatatatacaagtccttctaaaaaaattagcatattgtgatgaagttcattattttccataatgtaattataaaaattaaactttcatatattttagattcattgcacaccaactgaaatatttcaggtcttttattgttttaatactgatgattttggcatacagctcatgaaaaccctgtctcaaaaaattagcatatttcatccgaccaataaaagaaaagtgtttttaatacaaaaaaagtcaaccttcaaataattatgttcagttatgcactcaatacttggtcgggaatccttttgcagaaatgactgcttcaatgcggcgtggcatggaggcaatcagcctgtggcactgctgaggtgttatggaggcccaggatgcttcgatagcggccttaagctcatccagagtgttgggtcttgcgtctctcaactttctcttcacaatatcccacagattctctatggggttcaggtcaggagagttggcaggccaattgagcacagtaataccatggtcagtaaaccatttaccagtggttttggcactgtgagcaggtgccaggtcgtgctgaaaaacgaaatcttcatctccataaagcttttttaGCAGATGGAAGcacgaagtgctccaaaatctcctgataattagctgcattgaccctgcccttgataaaacacagtggaccaacaccagcagctgacatggcaccccagaccatcactgactgtaggtacttgacactggacttcaggcattttgggatttccttctccccagccttcctccagactctggcaccttgatttccgaatgacatgcaaaatttgtccaaaagtccagtgctgcttctctgtagcccaggtcaggcgcttctgccgctgtttttggttcaaaagtggcttgacctggggaatgcgacacctgtagcccatttcctgcacacgcctgtgcacggtggctctggatgtttctactccagactcagtccactgcttccgcaggtcccccaaggtctggaatcggtccttctccacaatcttcctcagggtccggtcacctcttctcgttgtgcagcgttttttgccacactttttccttcccacagacttcccactgaggtgccttgatacagcactctgggaacagcctgttcgttcagaaatttctttctgtgtcttaccctctcgcaggtcggcagtcttacccatgattgcggttttgagtaatgaaccaggctgggagtttttaaaagcctcaggaatcttttgcaggtgtttagagttaattagttgattcagatgattaggttaatagctcgtttagagaaccttttcatgatatgcaaattttttgagataggaattttgggttttcatgagctgtatgccaaaatcatcagtattaaaacaataaaagacctgaaatatttcagttggtgtgcaatgaatctaaaatatataaaagtttaatttttacgtatgtacgtacacacacacacatacagccaaCTCACCTCTGTCCAACGCCTCACTCTTAAACTATTCTCATCCCATACTAGGGATGGGGGG encodes:
- the LOC132144816 gene encoding CMP-N-acetylneuraminate-beta-galactosamide-alpha-2,3-sialyltransferase 1-like, with translation KMLCSGAKRTRNIILSVSVVICVFLFSRASVQRLLFGACACSPCVSDIAHDTWFQQRYDPYAQPLLTKENCILSNALYWWWQKLQYKSRVNYEAVAEMLFGIFPNEEDYSDASPGRCRTCAVVGNSGNLNGSHYGALIDDHDLVIRINKGPTEGFERDVGTKTTHRIIYPESAVDMDNSTHLVLIPFKTVDLQWLISVFTTKHISRTYVPVKPSIKANRDKVMILHPGFLKYIQERWLQKHGRYPSTGFITLVFALHICDQVSVFGFGADEHGNWHHYFEQNKHHHNAGNHGGSYEYSIVLKLHEKKRIHLYKGW